The Mesotoga sp. UBA6090 genome has a window encoding:
- a CDS encoding sugar phosphate nucleotidyltransferase, with protein sequence MFKYGFIMAGGQGKRLRPLTAAIPKPLLPVGDKPIIQLIIEHMKDFGIVDIFVSVNYKKEIVKSFVRDGSRYGVNITYIEELERTGTAGSLALLPDDFDDKIIVSNGDLICDVDYSVINDLLKEYDLVLTGIERKIPLDFGVLKTNGSPELIDWEEKPKLKYIINGGIYGISQKVITYIRENIPKHQYIDMPTLWRMMKDNGMKLAVHVHTGSWHDVGRMEDYIALTGNGEDSN encoded by the coding sequence GTGTTCAAGTACGGCTTCATTATGGCTGGCGGACAGGGCAAGAGACTTAGGCCCCTGACCGCAGCTATACCCAAGCCTCTCTTACCAGTGGGAGACAAGCCAATAATCCAGCTGATAATCGAACACATGAAAGACTTCGGAATAGTAGATATCTTTGTTTCAGTAAACTACAAGAAAGAGATAGTAAAGAGTTTTGTCCGCGATGGCTCGAGATACGGAGTAAACATAACCTATATCGAAGAGCTAGAGCGTACAGGAACGGCTGGCTCTCTAGCCCTTCTTCCTGACGATTTCGATGATAAGATCATTGTCTCAAATGGCGATTTGATTTGCGATGTAGATTATTCGGTTATCAATGATCTACTGAAAGAGTACGATCTTGTACTTACAGGAATCGAAAGAAAGATTCCTTTGGATTTTGGTGTTCTCAAAACAAACGGTTCCCCAGAGCTAATAGATTGGGAAGAAAAGCCGAAGCTTAAGTACATAATAAACGGCGGGATCTACGGTATCTCACAAAAAGTGATAACCTATATAAGAGAGAACATACCAAAGCATCAGTACATAGATATGCCAACTCTCTGGAGAATGATGAAAGATAACGGAATGAAACTGGCAGTTCACGTACACACTGGAAGCTGGCACGATGTCGGAAGAATGGAAGACTATATAGCACTCACAGGAAACGGAGAGGATTCTAATTGA
- a CDS encoding NAD-dependent epimerase/dehydratase family protein, whose product MKQVFVSNVENWLKPHMERVFQVSFSEQLKHSNYSSFDPEIPFIIGFEYIGEFTDIGSLGDVLHLAAQSSKLKTIIYLSSYGVYAPKMGKFRESDVVCPKNFVGTRAAILEDILVYLANRYSLDLTILRLFNPYGPYQLSPYVVPTVLEKIASSGTVNIGDSEKVRDFFYISDLIDLLGLIVEKNPKGIDIFNVGSGDPMSISTLITRAQKITGGECDVLFDATKLREEYDYDYAVADISKIKKELGWEPKVSLEEGLALTYQWILGRSGK is encoded by the coding sequence GTGAAACAAGTCTTTGTCTCAAACGTAGAGAATTGGCTGAAGCCACATATGGAAAGAGTCTTTCAAGTATCCTTCTCAGAACAGCTAAAACACTCGAATTACAGCAGTTTCGACCCAGAGATTCCTTTCATAATCGGCTTCGAATACATTGGCGAGTTTACAGACATTGGTTCTCTCGGAGATGTGCTTCACCTTGCGGCTCAATCGAGCAAACTCAAGACTATAATCTATCTCTCTTCTTACGGAGTGTACGCTCCGAAAATGGGTAAGTTCAGAGAGTCAGACGTAGTATGCCCCAAGAACTTCGTTGGGACAAGGGCCGCTATTCTCGAAGACATACTCGTCTATCTTGCAAATCGCTACTCCCTTGATCTTACAATCCTTCGACTTTTCAATCCTTATGGGCCTTATCAATTATCACCATATGTAGTACCGACAGTTCTCGAGAAGATCGCATCTTCCGGAACTGTAAACATAGGAGACTCGGAAAAAGTCCGCGACTTCTTCTACATCTCCGACCTCATCGATCTTCTGGGTCTGATCGTAGAGAAAAACCCTAAGGGAATAGACATCTTCAACGTCGGATCCGGAGATCCTATGTCAATAAGCACTCTAATAACTAGAGCGCAGAAAATCACAGGAGGCGAGTGCGACGTATTGTTCGATGCCACAAAGCTCCGGGAAGAATATGATTACGACTACGCAGTGGCGGACATAAGCAAGATAAAAAAAGAGCTCGGTTGGGAGCCGAAGGTAAGCCTTGAAGAAGGGCTGGCATTGACTTATCAGTGGATACTTGGCAGGAGTGGCAAGTAG
- a CDS encoding sugar transferase has protein sequence MIRRIASLKYLVAMFLFVTLFFIQSLTLIWSPLFVFQAFILNVAIMLGIYAFRGFDNSTTYSLNSCIVSYISGTILGVLFALLPIVFMKPRLPRPTFYVTALIAAFIFPLLSCMLMRYSIKHLPPRRYLVIGREEDLGPILEEVKKASMGKIEIYSYMNPSAATLTEAISFEDTKPFDAILIGDPELAKSVRPILNEAITKNTNIEYLPTLVENSLHRIPIEIIERFSEYYEIVFSEARISRRIRVADIVFSSALLVLFSPFILFSILYILIRDGRPLFFTQPRHGLNARIFKVYKFRTMNEPEEGEDLPTLTKSGKLLRMTRLNEVPQLFFVLKGHMSIVGPRPDIPSTYEYCTKEIPFYRYRTKVMPGITGHAQVLYRYVDKLEYDTFARRLSYDLYYVKNMDFRLYLATMLRTAEVMIFRRDAK, from the coding sequence ATGATAAGAAGAATTGCGAGCCTAAAGTATCTTGTCGCTATGTTCCTCTTCGTTACCCTCTTCTTCATTCAATCGCTTACACTCATATGGTCCCCGCTCTTTGTTTTTCAAGCTTTCATTCTCAATGTAGCCATAATGCTCGGCATATATGCCTTCAGGGGCTTCGATAACTCGACGACTTACTCTCTAAACTCATGCATAGTCTCATACATATCTGGAACGATCCTGGGTGTTCTCTTTGCTCTCCTTCCTATTGTCTTTATGAAGCCCAGACTCCCAAGACCGACATTCTATGTGACAGCCCTTATTGCGGCCTTTATCTTCCCCCTTCTCTCATGCATGCTTATGAGATACAGCATAAAGCATCTTCCCCCTAGAAGATATCTTGTCATAGGCAGAGAAGAAGACCTCGGCCCCATACTCGAAGAAGTTAAGAAGGCCTCGATGGGCAAGATCGAAATCTACTCCTACATGAACCCATCGGCAGCGACATTAACAGAGGCCATATCATTTGAAGATACGAAGCCCTTCGATGCGATACTGATTGGAGATCCTGAACTTGCGAAATCAGTCAGGCCAATATTGAACGAAGCAATTACAAAGAATACAAATATTGAATACCTTCCAACACTTGTTGAGAATTCACTTCATAGAATTCCTATAGAGATTATCGAGAGATTCAGCGAGTACTATGAGATAGTTTTTTCCGAGGCAAGAATCTCAAGGAGAATCAGAGTTGCTGACATAGTCTTTTCGTCAGCTCTGCTTGTTCTATTTTCTCCGTTCATTCTCTTCAGTATCCTTTACATTCTCATTCGCGATGGAAGACCGCTCTTCTTCACGCAACCACGCCATGGACTAAACGCGAGAATATTCAAAGTGTATAAATTCCGAACAATGAACGAGCCTGAAGAGGGGGAAGACCTCCCCACACTGACGAAAAGCGGCAAGCTCTTGCGCATGACACGACTAAACGAGGTCCCCCAGCTTTTTTTCGTACTCAAGGGTCACATGAGCATAGTAGGCCCGAGACCCGACATTCCCTCTACCTATGAATACTGCACGAAAGAGATACCTTTCTACAGATACAGAACCAAAGTAATGCCCGGGATAACAGGCCACGCCCAGGTGCTTTACAGATACGTCGATAAACTCGAATACGACACATTCGCCAGAAGGCTTTCATATGATCTTTATTATGTCAAGAACATGGACTTCAGGCTGTATCTCGCGACAATGCTTCGTACGGCAGAAGTCATGATCTTTCGAAGGGATGCGAAATAG
- a CDS encoding putative toxin-antitoxin system toxin component, PIN family → MERVVLDTNVMISAIISSKSSPARILDFWKEGVFELVFSEETLQELIDVLSRPKLLRITGINKDQLDTLVSYLRLSSIVINCPEDIEIRIEDSDDTKFITCAVQAGAKYIVSGDHHLLDLKEIEGIAIVTPSEFLRKFLDFRTES, encoded by the coding sequence ATGGAAAGAGTCGTACTAGACACAAATGTTATGATATCCGCAATCATATCCAGCAAAAGTTCTCCTGCAAGAATCCTTGACTTCTGGAAAGAGGGCGTTTTTGAGCTTGTTTTCTCTGAAGAAACTCTTCAAGAGCTTATAGATGTCCTGTCTCGACCAAAACTGTTACGCATCACCGGGATCAATAAAGATCAGCTGGATACGTTGGTTTCTTACCTGAGGTTGAGCTCGATCGTAATTAACTGCCCGGAAGATATCGAAATCAGAATCGAAGACTCTGATGACACTAAATTCATTACATGTGCAGTTCAGGCGGGTGCAAAATACATTGTTTCTGGAGATCATCATCTGCTTGACCTAAAGGAAATCGAAGGAATTGCAATTGTCACACCCTCAGAGTTTCTGAGAAAATTTCTGGACTTTCGAACTGAATCCTGA
- a CDS encoding AbrB/MazE/SpoVT family DNA-binding domain-containing protein: MELVKAGRSRQVTIPKQIFDSLGLKEGDYVQVEVEGGRIVLTPVAVINKERAKSEFFQLVQKLRTNAEALTEEEIEEEIRTALKESRREK, from the coding sequence ATGGAATTAGTAAAAGCTGGAAGAAGCAGACAGGTCACGATACCAAAACAGATATTCGATTCTCTTGGACTGAAGGAAGGCGACTATGTACAGGTCGAAGTAGAAGGCGGCAGAATCGTGCTTACGCCTGTTGCCGTGATTAACAAGGAAAGGGCAAAGTCAGAGTTTTTTCAGTTGGTTCAGAAGTTGAGGACGAACGCCGAAGCCCTCACCGAAGAGGAAATTGAAGAAGAAATCCGCACAGCTCTCAAAGAGTCGAGAAGAGAAAAGTGA
- a CDS encoding DUF6088 family protein, with translation MEEISTRERISNYIKRNPKSRIYSISDFSKFGTYDSIRKALSRLEMEGRLIRVSRGFYKSSEFNILVNEEVASDPDQFARAYAEAYGWKIAPHKETALNMLGLSTQVPNVFQYVSDGPCRTVSLSDGRKIEFRHRTIREISKLSYKEAALLESLKTLGKERISPDVRNRILRRFSKKELEVLGKRVQKSRKWIYEEICRLIERSGNSVSNRQRG, from the coding sequence ATGGAAGAAATAAGCACCAGGGAGAGAATATCCAATTATATAAAGAGGAATCCAAAATCAAGGATTTACTCTATCTCTGATTTTTCAAAATTCGGTACTTATGATAGTATTCGAAAAGCTCTCTCACGCCTGGAAATGGAGGGGAGGTTAATCCGTGTTTCGAGGGGCTTCTATAAGTCCTCGGAATTCAACATACTTGTAAATGAGGAAGTTGCTTCAGATCCTGATCAGTTTGCTAGAGCCTATGCAGAGGCCTACGGCTGGAAAATCGCTCCGCACAAGGAAACAGCTTTAAATATGTTGGGTTTGTCAACTCAGGTACCAAATGTCTTTCAATACGTAAGTGATGGCCCATGTAGAACTGTATCTCTCAGTGACGGAAGGAAAATAGAGTTCAGGCATAGAACTATTCGTGAAATAAGCAAACTTAGCTACAAGGAAGCGGCCCTCCTTGAATCACTTAAGACTCTGGGCAAGGAGCGGATTTCTCCTGATGTCAGGAATAGGATCCTTCGAAGATTCAGCAAGAAGGAACTAGAAGTGTTAGGGAAGCGAGTTCAGAAGAGCAGGAAATGGATTTATGAGGAAATCTGCAGATTGATTGAAAGGAGCGGGAATAGTGTATCGAATCGCCAACGAGGCTAG